A region from the Sebastes umbrosus isolate fSebUmb1 chromosome 18, fSebUmb1.pri, whole genome shotgun sequence genome encodes:
- the itsn2a gene encoding intersectin-2a isoform X6: MNGGASVWAITPEERGKHDKQFDTLTPVLGYVSGEQARKFFLQSGLPPSVLAEIWNLADMDSDGKMDRHEFSIAMKLIKLKLQGRNLPSVLPITMKQPPVSNSTSSIPSSARFGMGSMPNLSIGLSSMSAMSAMPILTPISANPSKHSVQTLVPTPMTLPLISCLGNCGLPNGNVNLLTPPLVPNNTALPLSGFSSPMAFSPSTGMSKANSLLDLGSSSSNSSSTTSLASNSPKTGASDWAVPQGSRLKYRQQFNTLDKLMSGYLSGPQVRNALIASNLTQTQLATIWTLADVDKDGQLQADEFILAMHLVDMAKTGRPLPLTLPQDLVPPSLRGGVKPSELVNGTGPYITVGPCLIDTPEIEPAQKTKSSVSFEDKLKANFARGSMELEKRRLALEEERRKERERRDREEREAHERREREAREQENRRRLEEERRLERQREMERQREEERLRELERKEAAKQEMERQRRDEWERGKREEMGRRKEGEQEEISRLRAKKKSLELELEAVGNKHKQISDRLRDAQSKRRILKAEVDLVNQKRDSRIIEINTLQLQFEDWQRKLSQLVPEQQRLTEKLRNINLNKLSPETLTSMTGSVTEKGVNCRRLKDQLDTLERETTDKLAQMEQYNKELKLGDMDDCVLRGLLSLLACLSQLFLLIKELREKQVRQQAVLDDLHRVKEEKLRELQRRREEEKERKRREEEEAARQAKLEQERREKERSEKEEEEARQRRLLEEQMARQREEEEREAQTRLRAAQEKAQEEERRRREEEEEKRKREKEEEEERKRKEEEERRRKEEQERGGHQPVLIPQRPSKLTTYRALYSFVARNADELSLDADGLIEVDEQTVGEPGWLCGSYRGNRGWFPQSYAEKYPAPSTTETTAPSSPGKMSCPPPPPLNTGVPDGEVVCDSAVPAQSDASQSSVPLLARAVSSWSATSETHLNLSSGMGDVITALLSFSQGDIISVLQQREDWWLGQLNGTQGWFPKSYVTVETGGNTDVDAFDTSDSVQLEDFVALYTYESPEAGDLTFVEGDVVMVTEREGEWWRGCIGDQTGVFPSNYVRPVEPEVTKPGAPIKKPEIAQAVTTAVAPTVHQLHLSPGQLIVVLAKNSTGWWLGELQARGKKRQRGWFHSSHVKLLGPTSSKSSPSPLPVCQVIAMYDYTAANRDELSFSKGQLISILDKTNPDWWKGDANGVTGLLPTNYVKMTTESDPSQQWCADLMTLDTMTPQERKRQGYIHELIQTEETYVEDLELVLEVFYKPMSESGRLTEAEMGMIFVNWRELIMCNTKLLKALRVRKKMEGDNMPVQLIGDLLASELAHMQPYIRFCSCQLNAAALLQNKTQDQPDFKDFLKKIATNYRCKGMPLSSFLLKPMQRITRYPLLIKNILEHTPDGHADKGPLREALERAEELCSQVNEGVREKENSDRLEWIQSHVQCEGSIEHLVFNSLTNCLGPRKLLHSGRLYKTKSSRELWAFLFNDLLLLTHSAKPFSSSGPDRLFSLKTNIQLKMYKTPLFLNEVLVKMPPDPSSDEPLFHVSHIDRVYTLKTETLNERTTWVQKIKAASEHFIETEKKKREKAYQARSLKSSGIGRLLVTVTEAQELKACKPNGKSNPYCELTMGAQCYTSRPISDTLNPKWNFNCQFFIKDLYQDILCITVFEKDQFSPDDFLGRTEVPVATIKKEMESKGAANRRLLLHEVPTGEVWVKLDLQLYEPTK, from the exons ATGAATG GCGGAGCCAGCGTGTGGGCCATCACTccagaggagagggggaaacACGACAAACAGTTTGACACCCTCACCCCCGTCCTCGGCTATGTCTCAG GGGAACAAGCCAGGAAATTCTTCCTCCAGTCTGGCCTGCCTCCTTCTGTCCTGGCTGAGATCTG GAATCTAGCTGACATGGACAGTGATGGGAAGATGGACAGACACGAGTTCTCCATCGCTATGAAGCTCATTAAACTCAAACTTCAGGGGCGGAACTTACCATCTGTTTTGCCAATCACCATGAAGCAACCTCCCGTCTCCAATTCTACTTCAAGCATCCCTTCATCGGCACGTTTTG GAATGGGTTCAATGCCGAACCTGTCAATCGGTCTGTCATCCATGTCAGCTATGTCAGCCATGCCCATCCTAACACCCATCTCGGCTAACCCCTCCAAGCACTCTGTGCAAACCCTGGTGCCAACGCCAATGACTCTGCCTCTCATCAGCTGTCTGGGAAACTGTGGACTCCCCAACGGCAATGTCAACCTCCTCACCCCGCCTCTTGTTCCCAACAATACAG cgctccctctctctggctTCTCCTCTCCCATGGCGTTCTCTCCGTCCACCGGCATGTCAAAGGCCAACTCTCTTCTAGACCTCGGATCCAGCAG TTCAAATTCTTCCTCCACCACGTCGTTGGCCAGCAACTCTCCGAAGACGGGCGCGAGCGACTGGGCCGTACCGCAGGGCTCCAGGCTAAAGTACCGTCAGCAGTTCAACACGCTAGACAAGCTCATGAGTGGCTACTTGTCTG GACCTCAGGTTAGAAATGCGCTGATTGCATCCAACCTGACCCAGACTCAGCTTGCTACCATCTG GACTTTGGCAGATGTGGATAAGGACGGTCAGCTACAAGCTGATGAGTTCATTCTGGCCATGCACCTGGTGGACATGGCCAAAACTGGCCGACCTCTACCGCTCACGCTGCCTCAAGACCTGGTGCCTCCCTCTCTCAG aggAGGAGTCAAGCCCAGTGAGCTTGTTAATGGAACGGGGCCCTACATAACTGTTGGCCCCTGTTTAATAGACACGCCGGAGATAGAACCTGCACAAAAGACCAAGAGCAGTG TGTCCTTCGAGGACAAGCTGAAAGCGAACTTTGCGCGAGGCAGCATGGAGCTGGAGAAACGCCGACTGGCtctggaggaagagaggagaaaggagagggagaggagagacagggaggagagggaggctcACGAGAGGCGGGAGAGGGAGGCGAGGGAGCAGGAGAACCGGaggaggctggaggaggagaggcggttggagaggcagagggagatggagaggcagagggaggaggagaggctgagagagctggagaggaaggag GCGGCAAAGCAGGAGATGGAGCGCCAGCGGAGGGACGAGTGGGAGCGcgggaagagagaggaaatggGCAGGAGGAAAGAGGGGGAGCAGGAAGAGATCTCCCGACTCAGGGCCAAAAAGAAGAGTCTAGAGTTGGAGCTGGAGGCTGTG GGCAACAAGCACAAGCAGATCTCAGACCGTCTCCGCGACGCTCAGAGCAAGAGGCGGATTCTGAAGGCAGAGGTGGACCTCGTCAATCAGAAGAGGGACTCGCGCATCATAGAAATCAACACGCTGCAGCTTCAGTTTGAG GACTGGCAGAGGAAGCTCTCCCAGCTGGTCCCGGAACAACAGAGGCTGACAGAGAAGCTGCGAAACATCAACCTCAACAAACTCTCCC CGGAGACTCTGACCTCTATGACCGGGAGTGTGACGGAGAAAGGTGTGAATTGTCGGCGGCTGAAGGACCAGCTCGACACTCTGGAGAGGGAGACCACAGACAAACTGGCCCAGATGGAGCAGTACAACAAGGAGCTTAAG CTTGGGGATATGGATGACTGTGTCCTGCGGGGCCTTCTGTCTCTGCTGGCCTGCCTCAGCCAGCTCTTCCTTCTCATCAAG GAGCTGAGGGAGAAGCAGGTGAGGCAGCAGGCTGTCCTGGACGACCTGCACCGAGTCAAAGAGGAGAAACTGAGGGAGCTGCAGAGGCGcagggaggaggaaaaagagaggaagaggagggaggaagaagaggcagCCAG ACAGGCCAAGCTAGagcaagagagaagagagaaggagaggagcgagaaggaggaagaggaggcccgCCAAAGGAGGCTCCTGGAGGAGCAGATGgccagacagagggaggaggaggagagggaggcacAGACTCGCCTCCGAGCAGCCCAGGAGAAAgcacaggaagaggagagaagaaggagagaggaggaggaggagaagaggaagagggagaaggaggaggaggaggaaaggaaacggaaagaggaggaggagaggaggaggaaagaagagCAGGAAAGAGGAGGACATCAGCCGGTGTTGATACCTCAGCGACCCTCCAAGCTGACAACGTATAGGGCTCTGTACTCGTTTGTTGCCCGAAACGCAGATGAGCTGAGTCTAGACGCAGACGGCCTTATAGAG GTGGATGAGCAGACGGTCGGTGAGCCCGGCTGGTTGTGCGGGAGTTACCGTGGAAACAGGGGCTGGTTCCCCCAGAGTTATGCAGAGAAATATCCTGCACCCTCTACTACTGAGACTACTGCCCCTTCTTCACCTGGGAAGATGTCCTGTCCGCCGCCACCACCACTTAACACAGG AGTCCCAGATGGGGAGGTAGTGTGTGACAGCGCTGTTCCCGCCCAATCAGACGCATCACAG TCCTCCGTCCCTCTGTTGGCTCGAGCCGTCTCCTCGTGGTCCGCCACCTCGGAAACCCACCTCAACCTCTCCTCCGGCATGGGTGACGTCATCACTGCGCTGCTGAGCTTCTCACAGGGTGACATCATCAGCgtgctgcagcagagagaagacTGGTGGTTGGGACAGCTCAACGGGACACAAGGATGGTTCCCCAAAAGCTACGTCACTGTGGAGACGGGTGGCAATACAGA TGTGGATGCATTTGACACATCCGACTCTGTTCAGCTAGAGG ACTTTGTGGCCTTGTACACGTATGAGAGCCCAGAGGCGGGGGACCTGACGTTTGTTGAGGGAGATGTTGTCATGGTgacggagagagaaggagagtggtGGCGAGGATGCATCGGGGATCAGACCGGGGTTTTCCCCTCCAACTATGTCCGACCTGTTGAACCAGAG gtGACAAAACCTGGAGCTCCAATCAAAAAGCCTG AGATCGCCCAGGCAGTCACCACCGCCGTCGCCCCGACGGTCCATCAGCTGCATCTGTCTCCAGGGCAACTGATCGTGGTCCTGGCTAAGAACTCCACTGGCTGGTGGCTCGGGGAACTGCAG GCTCGAGGCAAGAAGCGGCAGAGAGGCTGGTTTCATTCCTCTCACGTCAAGCTCCTCGGCCCCACCAGCAGCaagtcctctccctctcctctgccaG TGTGCCAAGTTATTGCGATGTACGACTACACGGCTGCCAATCGGGATGAGCTGAGCTTCTCCAAAGGTCAGCTGATCAGCATCCTGGACAAGACCAACCCTGACTGGTGGAAAGGAGACGCCAATGGGGTCACGGGCCTGCTGCCCACCAATTATGTCAAGATGACAACAGAATCAGACCCCAGCCAGCAAT GGTGCGCTGACCTGATGACGTTGGACACCATGACCCCtcaggagaggaagaggcaggGTTACATCCATGAGCTCATCCAGACTGAGGAGACCTACGTGGAAGACCTGGAGCTGGTTCTAGAG GTCTTCTACAAGCCCATGTCTGAGTCAGGCCGTCTAACAGAAGCTGAGATGGGAATGATCTTTGTTAACTGGAGGGAGCTGATTATGTGTAACACCAAACTACTCAA GGCGCTGCGTGTCCGCAAAAAGATGGAAGGAGACAACATGCCGGTTCAGCTGATAGGGGACCTGTTGGCTTCGGAGCTCGCGCACATGCAGCCCTACAttcgcttctgctcctgtcagcTCAACGCCGCTGCCCTGCTGCAGAACAAAACCCAGGACCAGCCTGACTTTAAAGACTTCCTCAAG AAGATAGCCACTAACTACCGCTGTAAAGGGATGCCActgtccagcttcctcctcaagCCCATGCAGAGGATCACACGCTACCCGCTGCTCATAAAGAAC ATCCTGGAGCACACCCCAGATGGTCATGCGGACAAAGGCCCACTGAGAGAAGCTCTGGAGCGGGCCGAGGAGCTGTGCTCTCAGGTCAACGAGGGGGTCCGGGAGAAGGAGAACTCCGACAGGCTGGAGTGGATCCAGAGCCACGTGCAGTGCGAGGGTTCTATTGAG CACTTGGTCTTCAACTCGCTGACTAATTGCCTCGGGCCTCGCAAGCTGCTCCACAGCGGTCGGCTTTACAAAACCAAAAGCAGCAGGGAGCTGTGGGCTTTCCTCTTCAATGATTTGCTGCTCCTCACACACAGCGCCAAACCCTTCTCTTCCTCGGGACCAGACAGGCTATTCAGCCTCAAGACCAACATACAGCTGAAGATGTACAAAACA CCACTGTTTCTAAATGAGGTTTTGGTGAAAATGCCCCCGGACCCGTCCAGCGACGAGCCGCTCTTCCACGTCTCACACATCGATCGCGTCTACACACTCAAAACTGAGACCTTGAACGAGAG GACAACCTGGGTCCAGAAAATCAAAGCAGCATCAGAACATTTCATAGagacggagaagaagaagagagagaaggctTACCAAG caCGTTCCCTAAAGTCCAGCGGTATCGGCCGGCTGCTGGTAACCGTCACTGAAGCCCAGGAGCTCAAAGCCTGTAAACCCAACG GTAAGAGCAATCCGTACTGCGAGCTGACGATGGGAGCTCAGTGCTACACCTCCCGACCGATCAGCGACACTCTGAACCCAAAGTGGAACTTCAACTGCCAGTTCTTCATCAAAGACCTCTACCAGGACATCCTGTGTATCACCGTGTTTGAGAAAGACCAGTTCTCACCTGATG ATTTCCTGGGCCGTACTGAAGTTCCCGTGGCGACCataaagaaagagatggagagcaAAGGTGCCGCAAACCGTCGCCTGCTGCTGCACGAGGTCCCTACTGGAGAAGTTTGGGTCAAACTAGACCTGCAGCTTTACGAGCCAACCAAATGA
- the itsn2a gene encoding intersectin-2a isoform X2: MNGGASVWAITPEERGKHDKQFDTLTPVLGYVSGEQARKFFLQSGLPPSVLAEIWNLADMDSDGKMDRHEFSIAMKLIKLKLQGRNLPSVLPITMKQPPVSNSTSSIPSSARFGMGSMPNLSIGLSSMSAMSAMPILTPISANPSKHSVQTLVPTPMTLPLISCLGNCGLPNGNVNLLTPPLVPNNTALPLSGFSSPMAFSPSTGMSKANSLLDLGSSSSNSSSTTSLASNSPKTGASDWAVPQGSRLKYRQQFNTLDKLMSGYLSGPQVRNALIASNLTQTQLATIWTLADVDKDGQLQADEFILAMHLVDMAKTGRPLPLTLPQDLVPPSLRGGVKPSELVNGTGPYITVGPCLIDTPEIEPAQKTKSSVSFEDKLKANFARGSMELEKRRLALEEERRKERERRDREEREAHERREREAREQENRRRLEEERRLERQREMERQREEERLRELERKEAAKQEMERQRRDEWERGKREEMGRRKEGEQEEISRLRAKKKSLELELEAVGNKHKQISDRLRDAQSKRRILKAEVDLVNQKRDSRIIEINTLQLQFEDWQRKLSQLVPEQQRLTEKLRNINLNKLSPETLTSMTGSVTEKGVNCRRLKDQLDTLERETTDKLAQMEQYNKELKLGDMDDCVLRGLLSLLACLSQLFLLIKELREKQVRQQAVLDDLHRVKEEKLRELQRRREEEKERKRREEEEAARQAKLEQERREKERSEKEEEEARQRRLLEEQMARQREEEEREAQTRLRAAQEKAQEEERRRREEEEEKRKREKEEEEERKRKEEEERRRKEEQERGGHQPVLIPQRPSKLTTYRALYSFVARNADELSLDADGLIEVDEQTVGEPGWLCGSYRGNRGWFPQSYAEKYPAPSTTETTAPSSPGKMSCPPPPPLNTGVPDGEVVCDSAVPAQSDASQSSVPLLARAVSSWSATSETHLNLSSGMGDVITALLSFSQGDIISVLQQREDWWLGQLNGTQGWFPKSYVTVETGGNTDVDAFDTSDSVQLEDFVALYTYESPEAGDLTFVEGDVVMVTEREGEWWRGCIGDQTGVFPSNYVRPVEPEVTKPGAPIKKPALCVLSTEIAQAVTTAVAPTVHQLHLSPGQLIVVLAKNSTGWWLGELQARGKKRQRGWFHSSHVKLLGPTSSKSSPSPLPVCQVIAMYDYTAANRDELSFSKGQLISILDKTNPDWWKGDANGVTGLLPTNYVKMTTESDPSQQWCADLMTLDTMTPQERKRQGYIHELIQTEETYVEDLELVLEVFYKPMSESGRLTEAEMGMIFVNWRELIMCNTKLLKALRVRKKMEGDNMPVQLIGDLLASELAHMQPYIRFCSCQLNAAALLQNKTQDQPDFKDFLKKIATNYRCKGMPLSSFLLKPMQRITRYPLLIKNILEHTPDGHADKGPLREALERAEELCSQVNEGVREKENSDRLEWIQSHVQCEGSIEHLVFNSLTNCLGPRKLLHSGRLYKTKSSRELWAFLFNDLLLLTHSAKPFSSSGPDRLFSLKTNIQLKMYKTPLFLNEVLVKMPPDPSSDEPLFHVSHIDRVYTLKTETLNERTTWVQKIKAASEHFIETEKKKREKAYQARSLKSSGIGRLLVTVTEAQELKACKPNGKSNPYCELTMGAQCYTSRPISDTLNPKWNFNCQFFIKDLYQDILCITVFEKDQFSPDDFLGRTEVPVATIKKEMESKGAANRRLLLHEVPTGEVWVKLDLQLYEPTK; encoded by the exons ATGAATG GCGGAGCCAGCGTGTGGGCCATCACTccagaggagagggggaaacACGACAAACAGTTTGACACCCTCACCCCCGTCCTCGGCTATGTCTCAG GGGAACAAGCCAGGAAATTCTTCCTCCAGTCTGGCCTGCCTCCTTCTGTCCTGGCTGAGATCTG GAATCTAGCTGACATGGACAGTGATGGGAAGATGGACAGACACGAGTTCTCCATCGCTATGAAGCTCATTAAACTCAAACTTCAGGGGCGGAACTTACCATCTGTTTTGCCAATCACCATGAAGCAACCTCCCGTCTCCAATTCTACTTCAAGCATCCCTTCATCGGCACGTTTTG GAATGGGTTCAATGCCGAACCTGTCAATCGGTCTGTCATCCATGTCAGCTATGTCAGCCATGCCCATCCTAACACCCATCTCGGCTAACCCCTCCAAGCACTCTGTGCAAACCCTGGTGCCAACGCCAATGACTCTGCCTCTCATCAGCTGTCTGGGAAACTGTGGACTCCCCAACGGCAATGTCAACCTCCTCACCCCGCCTCTTGTTCCCAACAATACAG cgctccctctctctggctTCTCCTCTCCCATGGCGTTCTCTCCGTCCACCGGCATGTCAAAGGCCAACTCTCTTCTAGACCTCGGATCCAGCAG TTCAAATTCTTCCTCCACCACGTCGTTGGCCAGCAACTCTCCGAAGACGGGCGCGAGCGACTGGGCCGTACCGCAGGGCTCCAGGCTAAAGTACCGTCAGCAGTTCAACACGCTAGACAAGCTCATGAGTGGCTACTTGTCTG GACCTCAGGTTAGAAATGCGCTGATTGCATCCAACCTGACCCAGACTCAGCTTGCTACCATCTG GACTTTGGCAGATGTGGATAAGGACGGTCAGCTACAAGCTGATGAGTTCATTCTGGCCATGCACCTGGTGGACATGGCCAAAACTGGCCGACCTCTACCGCTCACGCTGCCTCAAGACCTGGTGCCTCCCTCTCTCAG aggAGGAGTCAAGCCCAGTGAGCTTGTTAATGGAACGGGGCCCTACATAACTGTTGGCCCCTGTTTAATAGACACGCCGGAGATAGAACCTGCACAAAAGACCAAGAGCAGTG TGTCCTTCGAGGACAAGCTGAAAGCGAACTTTGCGCGAGGCAGCATGGAGCTGGAGAAACGCCGACTGGCtctggaggaagagaggagaaaggagagggagaggagagacagggaggagagggaggctcACGAGAGGCGGGAGAGGGAGGCGAGGGAGCAGGAGAACCGGaggaggctggaggaggagaggcggttggagaggcagagggagatggagaggcagagggaggaggagaggctgagagagctggagaggaaggag GCGGCAAAGCAGGAGATGGAGCGCCAGCGGAGGGACGAGTGGGAGCGcgggaagagagaggaaatggGCAGGAGGAAAGAGGGGGAGCAGGAAGAGATCTCCCGACTCAGGGCCAAAAAGAAGAGTCTAGAGTTGGAGCTGGAGGCTGTG GGCAACAAGCACAAGCAGATCTCAGACCGTCTCCGCGACGCTCAGAGCAAGAGGCGGATTCTGAAGGCAGAGGTGGACCTCGTCAATCAGAAGAGGGACTCGCGCATCATAGAAATCAACACGCTGCAGCTTCAGTTTGAG GACTGGCAGAGGAAGCTCTCCCAGCTGGTCCCGGAACAACAGAGGCTGACAGAGAAGCTGCGAAACATCAACCTCAACAAACTCTCCC CGGAGACTCTGACCTCTATGACCGGGAGTGTGACGGAGAAAGGTGTGAATTGTCGGCGGCTGAAGGACCAGCTCGACACTCTGGAGAGGGAGACCACAGACAAACTGGCCCAGATGGAGCAGTACAACAAGGAGCTTAAG CTTGGGGATATGGATGACTGTGTCCTGCGGGGCCTTCTGTCTCTGCTGGCCTGCCTCAGCCAGCTCTTCCTTCTCATCAAG GAGCTGAGGGAGAAGCAGGTGAGGCAGCAGGCTGTCCTGGACGACCTGCACCGAGTCAAAGAGGAGAAACTGAGGGAGCTGCAGAGGCGcagggaggaggaaaaagagaggaagaggagggaggaagaagaggcagCCAG ACAGGCCAAGCTAGagcaagagagaagagagaaggagaggagcgagaaggaggaagaggaggcccgCCAAAGGAGGCTCCTGGAGGAGCAGATGgccagacagagggaggaggaggagagggaggcacAGACTCGCCTCCGAGCAGCCCAGGAGAAAgcacaggaagaggagagaagaaggagagaggaggaggaggagaagaggaagagggagaaggaggaggaggaggaaaggaaacggaaagaggaggaggagaggaggaggaaagaagagCAGGAAAGAGGAGGACATCAGCCGGTGTTGATACCTCAGCGACCCTCCAAGCTGACAACGTATAGGGCTCTGTACTCGTTTGTTGCCCGAAACGCAGATGAGCTGAGTCTAGACGCAGACGGCCTTATAGAG GTGGATGAGCAGACGGTCGGTGAGCCCGGCTGGTTGTGCGGGAGTTACCGTGGAAACAGGGGCTGGTTCCCCCAGAGTTATGCAGAGAAATATCCTGCACCCTCTACTACTGAGACTACTGCCCCTTCTTCACCTGGGAAGATGTCCTGTCCGCCGCCACCACCACTTAACACAGG AGTCCCAGATGGGGAGGTAGTGTGTGACAGCGCTGTTCCCGCCCAATCAGACGCATCACAG TCCTCCGTCCCTCTGTTGGCTCGAGCCGTCTCCTCGTGGTCCGCCACCTCGGAAACCCACCTCAACCTCTCCTCCGGCATGGGTGACGTCATCACTGCGCTGCTGAGCTTCTCACAGGGTGACATCATCAGCgtgctgcagcagagagaagacTGGTGGTTGGGACAGCTCAACGGGACACAAGGATGGTTCCCCAAAAGCTACGTCACTGTGGAGACGGGTGGCAATACAGA TGTGGATGCATTTGACACATCCGACTCTGTTCAGCTAGAGG ACTTTGTGGCCTTGTACACGTATGAGAGCCCAGAGGCGGGGGACCTGACGTTTGTTGAGGGAGATGTTGTCATGGTgacggagagagaaggagagtggtGGCGAGGATGCATCGGGGATCAGACCGGGGTTTTCCCCTCCAACTATGTCCGACCTGTTGAACCAGAG gtGACAAAACCTGGAGCTCCAATCAAAAAGCCTG CTTTATGTGTTTTGTCAACAGAGATCGCCCAGGCAGTCACCACCGCCGTCGCCCCGACGGTCCATCAGCTGCATCTGTCTCCAGGGCAACTGATCGTGGTCCTGGCTAAGAACTCCACTGGCTGGTGGCTCGGGGAACTGCAG GCTCGAGGCAAGAAGCGGCAGAGAGGCTGGTTTCATTCCTCTCACGTCAAGCTCCTCGGCCCCACCAGCAGCaagtcctctccctctcctctgccaG TGTGCCAAGTTATTGCGATGTACGACTACACGGCTGCCAATCGGGATGAGCTGAGCTTCTCCAAAGGTCAGCTGATCAGCATCCTGGACAAGACCAACCCTGACTGGTGGAAAGGAGACGCCAATGGGGTCACGGGCCTGCTGCCCACCAATTATGTCAAGATGACAACAGAATCAGACCCCAGCCAGCAAT GGTGCGCTGACCTGATGACGTTGGACACCATGACCCCtcaggagaggaagaggcaggGTTACATCCATGAGCTCATCCAGACTGAGGAGACCTACGTGGAAGACCTGGAGCTGGTTCTAGAG GTCTTCTACAAGCCCATGTCTGAGTCAGGCCGTCTAACAGAAGCTGAGATGGGAATGATCTTTGTTAACTGGAGGGAGCTGATTATGTGTAACACCAAACTACTCAA GGCGCTGCGTGTCCGCAAAAAGATGGAAGGAGACAACATGCCGGTTCAGCTGATAGGGGACCTGTTGGCTTCGGAGCTCGCGCACATGCAGCCCTACAttcgcttctgctcctgtcagcTCAACGCCGCTGCCCTGCTGCAGAACAAAACCCAGGACCAGCCTGACTTTAAAGACTTCCTCAAG AAGATAGCCACTAACTACCGCTGTAAAGGGATGCCActgtccagcttcctcctcaagCCCATGCAGAGGATCACACGCTACCCGCTGCTCATAAAGAAC ATCCTGGAGCACACCCCAGATGGTCATGCGGACAAAGGCCCACTGAGAGAAGCTCTGGAGCGGGCCGAGGAGCTGTGCTCTCAGGTCAACGAGGGGGTCCGGGAGAAGGAGAACTCCGACAGGCTGGAGTGGATCCAGAGCCACGTGCAGTGCGAGGGTTCTATTGAG CACTTGGTCTTCAACTCGCTGACTAATTGCCTCGGGCCTCGCAAGCTGCTCCACAGCGGTCGGCTTTACAAAACCAAAAGCAGCAGGGAGCTGTGGGCTTTCCTCTTCAATGATTTGCTGCTCCTCACACACAGCGCCAAACCCTTCTCTTCCTCGGGACCAGACAGGCTATTCAGCCTCAAGACCAACATACAGCTGAAGATGTACAAAACA CCACTGTTTCTAAATGAGGTTTTGGTGAAAATGCCCCCGGACCCGTCCAGCGACGAGCCGCTCTTCCACGTCTCACACATCGATCGCGTCTACACACTCAAAACTGAGACCTTGAACGAGAG GACAACCTGGGTCCAGAAAATCAAAGCAGCATCAGAACATTTCATAGagacggagaagaagaagagagagaaggctTACCAAG caCGTTCCCTAAAGTCCAGCGGTATCGGCCGGCTGCTGGTAACCGTCACTGAAGCCCAGGAGCTCAAAGCCTGTAAACCCAACG GTAAGAGCAATCCGTACTGCGAGCTGACGATGGGAGCTCAGTGCTACACCTCCCGACCGATCAGCGACACTCTGAACCCAAAGTGGAACTTCAACTGCCAGTTCTTCATCAAAGACCTCTACCAGGACATCCTGTGTATCACCGTGTTTGAGAAAGACCAGTTCTCACCTGATG ATTTCCTGGGCCGTACTGAAGTTCCCGTGGCGACCataaagaaagagatggagagcaAAGGTGCCGCAAACCGTCGCCTGCTGCTGCACGAGGTCCCTACTGGAGAAGTTTGGGTCAAACTAGACCTGCAGCTTTACGAGCCAACCAAATGA